One segment of Metallosphaera cuprina Ar-4 DNA contains the following:
- a CDS encoding MFS transporter, with amino-acid sequence MRPLRTYILLRNIAYEISQPFITFTAASSGIVNEYLGVISSASTVLTSVSEFIVALFRVRALTLLTLGNLISGLSWIVLSLLPFNDFYLTISYCSAELGLGMSVMGWNLIMERVSSTSRGEILTQYNAYANVGGLIATLGAGLFVGSSLQLIKVPFILSGIIFLFAIPIIRKSDVDYEDPRRKFHLPEGMSSFLLLTTIFTFFWSFAWPLFPLAQIYIFHMDYTNIAIIAVISGLSSLAFRRFVARLVTKRRTTAMFLGRALLTVFPLSYALAPNVYYIYASEIVAGLTNMIGTSAYLSYLYDNSSKEDMKVALGFYALLQGIGALSGSVLSSFILNQLSYLGLISSLKLLLITSALLRFLTSFWYLKLKERS; translated from the coding sequence TTGAGGCCTTTAAGAACATACATCTTGTTGAGGAACATAGCATACGAGATCTCTCAGCCGTTCATTACTTTCACCGCCGCTTCATCCGGGATAGTAAACGAGTACTTAGGCGTTATAAGTTCGGCCTCTACCGTGCTTACTTCGGTCTCAGAATTCATCGTAGCTCTGTTCAGGGTTAGAGCGTTGACGTTGTTGACGTTGGGAAACCTGATTTCGGGACTATCGTGGATTGTTCTCTCCCTACTACCATTCAACGACTTTTACTTAACCATAAGCTATTGTTCTGCGGAGCTTGGTCTCGGTATGTCTGTGATGGGCTGGAACCTCATCATGGAGAGAGTTAGCTCAACCTCCAGGGGCGAGATTCTTACTCAGTATAACGCCTACGCTAACGTAGGAGGACTGATCGCTACTTTAGGAGCCGGACTGTTTGTGGGATCGTCTTTACAACTTATAAAGGTCCCCTTCATATTGAGTGGGATCATCTTTCTCTTCGCCATTCCGATTATAAGGAAATCGGACGTGGATTATGAGGATCCTAGGAGGAAGTTTCACCTGCCTGAGGGAATGTCGAGTTTCCTCTTGCTCACTACGATATTTACGTTCTTCTGGTCGTTCGCGTGGCCTCTCTTCCCGTTAGCTCAGATTTACATCTTTCACATGGACTACACTAACATTGCTATTATAGCAGTGATCTCAGGTCTCTCCTCACTCGCTTTCAGAAGATTTGTAGCTAGACTTGTAACTAAGAGAAGGACTACAGCCATGTTTTTAGGGAGGGCTCTACTTACAGTCTTTCCTCTCTCTTACGCTCTCGCTCCAAACGTGTACTACATTTACGCAAGTGAAATCGTCGCAGGACTAACTAACATGATAGGAACCTCAGCCTACTTAAGTTACCTCTATGACAACTCCTCCAAGGAGGACATGAAGGTGGCTCTGGGATTTTACGCCCTACTACAGGGTATAGGGGCTTTATCGGGATCCGTGCTTTCTAGTTTCATTCTGAATCAGCTGTCATATTTAGGCCTAATAAGCAGCTTGAAGCTACTCCTTATCACCTCAGCGTTACTGAGGTTCCTAACGTCTTTCTGGTATCTGAAATTGAAAGAAAGGTCATAA
- a CDS encoding DEAD/DEAH box helicase yields MSFLETFSEEIKERLGFSPYPYQKTVINDILRALGQSKFLVVSMPTGSGKTLIELFVASQLASEGMRVLVLEPTRLLCDQMYHNFWSKVFDDVGEEYEGNCESFERGKRVIVSTPITSAKCTPKVDAVIIDEVHHAFGDPRYISAIVSMSPKLVIGFTALLPSNKRYRVDSKLIQTLGAPSFLTYDFRKLSEIDPTFVLPKAIADVFDADMNGVENVAYEALLKNKVRGDYQALGFLRYTLYSNGKEAFCESLENLKDRVSDNLPFSNLCSSTDLGHKARSLKDILNSYDIEEHKPILIFTSRRSTAHEFEIVLHNLGVKRVKTLTGELKKEERLKIVDEAKRGLVDVIISTHVGEEGIDIPEAKLLIMTDVPKSPLRFYQRLGRLIRKTNETVKYLVVTLTPKTPEYDDLDEALFSLSREGVDVSYIIESKTGKGTTSRIVDQVKDGGGEVPLTKLLELNYELKDYILLKGFNLLNLTSPEDGSPYADFIDRSLSEGELFYYYRPDSAGEVIAKIMLSKYCQLCYGDQCRGLCNEELIKLGRQKQYKLMKKELLRFFMVLFTKEKITEVENNLVSKKYNNPNFRYMIQTNVNERNKSVNFRVELDASINGITVYPMVSIAFYNVDKSMTDFLKNNVRAICEEAGKKFFSYFTS; encoded by the coding sequence GTGAGCTTTTTAGAGACGTTTTCCGAGGAGATAAAGGAGAGACTGGGATTCTCTCCTTATCCGTATCAGAAAACAGTAATAAATGACATACTGAGAGCGTTGGGGCAATCAAAGTTTCTAGTCGTCTCAATGCCCACGGGATCTGGAAAGACTTTGATTGAGTTGTTCGTAGCAAGTCAATTAGCTAGTGAAGGGATGAGGGTACTGGTTCTCGAACCTACTAGGCTTCTTTGTGATCAAATGTACCATAACTTCTGGAGCAAGGTCTTTGACGACGTTGGTGAGGAGTACGAGGGTAACTGCGAAAGTTTCGAGAGGGGAAAACGCGTCATAGTTTCTACGCCAATCACTTCAGCTAAGTGCACCCCCAAGGTAGATGCGGTTATTATAGACGAGGTTCATCACGCTTTCGGAGATCCCAGATACATCTCGGCCATAGTTTCAATGAGCCCTAAGTTAGTGATAGGATTCACAGCTCTCTTGCCGAGCAACAAGAGGTATAGAGTGGATTCGAAACTTATTCAGACCCTTGGTGCTCCCTCGTTTCTAACTTACGATTTCAGAAAGCTTTCAGAAATAGATCCCACCTTCGTTCTTCCAAAGGCGATTGCGGACGTCTTTGACGCTGACATGAACGGCGTGGAAAACGTAGCCTACGAGGCTTTACTTAAGAACAAGGTTAGAGGCGACTATCAGGCATTAGGTTTCCTTAGGTATACGCTCTACAGTAACGGGAAGGAAGCCTTTTGCGAAAGTCTGGAGAACTTAAAGGACAGAGTCTCAGACAACCTTCCCTTCTCAAACCTTTGCAGTTCTACCGACTTAGGACATAAAGCTAGGAGCCTAAAGGACATTTTAAACTCATACGATATAGAGGAGCACAAACCTATCCTAATCTTCACGTCAAGGAGGTCCACTGCTCACGAGTTTGAAATAGTGTTACATAACTTAGGAGTGAAGAGAGTGAAGACCCTAACTGGAGAGCTCAAGAAGGAGGAGAGGTTGAAGATAGTGGATGAGGCGAAGAGGGGTCTAGTGGACGTGATAATTTCTACCCATGTCGGAGAGGAGGGTATTGACATTCCGGAGGCTAAGCTCCTGATTATGACTGACGTCCCGAAGAGTCCCTTGAGGTTCTACCAAAGACTAGGCAGACTGATAAGGAAAACTAACGAGACCGTGAAGTACCTAGTTGTGACGCTCACCCCTAAGACGCCTGAATACGACGATCTCGACGAAGCTCTCTTTTCCTTAAGTAGAGAAGGAGTAGACGTAAGCTACATAATAGAGTCCAAAACCGGTAAGGGAACGACATCGAGGATAGTTGATCAGGTCAAAGATGGCGGAGGTGAGGTCCCTCTAACTAAACTGCTTGAGCTCAATTATGAGCTCAAAGACTACATTCTGCTTAAGGGCTTTAACTTGCTAAATCTCACGTCTCCTGAGGACGGTAGTCCTTATGCGGATTTCATTGATAGGTCCCTTTCAGAAGGCGAACTGTTTTACTATTACCGGCCTGATAGCGCGGGTGAGGTGATAGCTAAGATAATGCTCTCCAAGTACTGCCAACTCTGTTACGGTGACCAGTGTAGGGGACTCTGCAACGAAGAGCTGATAAAGTTGGGAAGGCAGAAACAGTATAAGCTTATGAAGAAGGAGCTCCTCAGGTTCTTTATGGTTCTATTCACAAAAGAAAAAATTACTGAAGTTGAAAATAATTTAGTTTCTAAAAAATATAATAATCCAAATTTCAGGTACATGATACAAACTAACGTTAATGAAAGGAACAAATCAGTTAACTTTAGGGTAGAACTTGACGCATCGATTAACGGTATAACCGTTTATCCTATGGTAAGCATTGCCTTTTATAACGTAGACAAGTCCATGACAGATTTTCTGAAAAACAACGTGAGGGCGATTTGTGAGGAGGCTGGGAAAAAGTTCTTCTCGTATTTCACTTCTTGA
- the acs gene encoding acetate--CoA ligase, translating into MSNQESELNLPVKEKIVPESLKTKTIDPKDYLTFHKLTLDNNLEFWESIAKELEWFKPWERTLDSSNPPFYKWFVGGELNASYLAVDRHFRSWRRNKVALIWEGEPWDSSPREVRKLTYLDLFREVNKTAYLLKSYGLKRGDKIGIYLPMIPELPIFMLAAARLGLIFSVVFSGFSAQALADRMNDAGAKLLITADGGWRRGKVVQLKEIVDKALEMNKSIKDVIVVRRTGSEVRMEKGRDSFLHDLMSQVPNNAYVEPERVKSEDPLYILYTSGTTGKPKGIVHDTGGYMTLLHLTMRQVFDLRDEDVYWCTADVGWVTGHSYIVFGPLLEGATEVMYEGALDYPEPDRWVSIIERHQVSILYTSPTAIRTFMRQGERWITKHDVSSIRLIHSVGEPINPEAWRWFFKLVGREQVPFGSTWWMTETGGIMISHTPGGYLVPMKPGTNALPLPGIGAEVVNEEGKVKSGEKGYLVLTKPWPGMPLTIYGDPDRYVKVYWEKFPGAFYAGDYAIKDQDGYFWILGRADEVLKIAGHRIGTYELESALIQHPSIAEAAVVGVPDQVRGEVAEAFVILRSGVEPNQGLKDEINRFVRDNFGPIAVFKDIHFVSKLPKTRSGKIMRRVIRAVASNSPIGDVTTLEDEASVDEIRNAYKEFMREVKK; encoded by the coding sequence ATGTCAAATCAGGAAAGTGAACTTAACCTTCCGGTTAAAGAGAAAATAGTTCCTGAATCCCTAAAGACGAAAACTATAGATCCTAAGGATTACTTGACTTTTCACAAGTTAACGTTAGACAACAACCTTGAGTTCTGGGAGTCGATAGCTAAGGAATTGGAATGGTTCAAGCCCTGGGAAAGGACGTTGGACAGTTCGAACCCTCCTTTCTACAAATGGTTCGTTGGTGGTGAGCTCAACGCGTCCTACCTTGCGGTAGACAGACACTTTAGATCCTGGAGGAGGAACAAAGTAGCCCTAATATGGGAAGGAGAGCCATGGGATTCTAGCCCTAGGGAAGTTAGGAAGCTGACTTACTTGGATCTATTTAGGGAAGTGAACAAGACTGCGTACCTGCTCAAGAGCTACGGACTAAAGAGGGGAGATAAGATAGGGATATACCTTCCTATGATACCAGAGTTACCTATCTTTATGCTAGCGGCTGCGAGGTTAGGTCTGATCTTCTCAGTTGTATTCTCGGGGTTCAGCGCTCAGGCTCTCGCGGATAGAATGAACGATGCTGGAGCTAAGCTTCTGATAACTGCAGACGGAGGGTGGAGAAGAGGTAAGGTGGTTCAACTCAAGGAGATAGTTGACAAGGCTCTGGAGATGAACAAGTCCATAAAGGACGTTATAGTGGTGAGGAGGACCGGCTCTGAAGTGAGGATGGAGAAGGGTAGGGACTCTTTCCTTCACGATCTTATGTCCCAGGTTCCAAATAACGCCTACGTAGAGCCAGAGAGGGTTAAAAGCGAGGACCCGCTCTACATTCTTTACACCTCAGGGACTACGGGAAAGCCAAAGGGGATAGTACACGACACTGGAGGTTACATGACGTTACTTCACCTCACAATGAGGCAAGTCTTCGACCTAAGGGATGAGGACGTTTACTGGTGCACGGCAGATGTGGGCTGGGTCACCGGACATTCCTACATAGTGTTCGGACCTTTACTTGAGGGGGCAACTGAGGTAATGTATGAGGGGGCGTTAGACTATCCAGAGCCGGACAGATGGGTCTCAATAATAGAGAGGCATCAGGTTTCGATACTTTACACTTCCCCTACAGCAATAAGGACGTTCATGAGGCAAGGTGAGAGATGGATTACGAAGCACGACGTGAGCAGCATAAGGTTGATACACTCTGTTGGGGAACCAATAAATCCGGAGGCGTGGAGGTGGTTCTTTAAACTGGTCGGAAGGGAGCAGGTGCCTTTCGGAAGCACTTGGTGGATGACCGAGACCGGTGGGATAATGATATCCCACACCCCTGGAGGCTACCTAGTCCCGATGAAGCCTGGGACCAACGCCCTGCCCTTACCTGGGATAGGAGCTGAGGTTGTAAACGAAGAGGGTAAGGTGAAGTCTGGAGAGAAGGGTTACCTTGTTTTGACCAAACCTTGGCCCGGAATGCCTCTGACCATATACGGAGACCCTGACAGATACGTTAAGGTTTACTGGGAGAAGTTCCCTGGCGCGTTCTACGCTGGAGACTACGCCATAAAGGATCAAGACGGATACTTCTGGATCTTAGGGAGGGCGGATGAGGTACTCAAGATAGCTGGCCATAGGATTGGAACTTACGAACTTGAGTCAGCCCTGATCCAACACCCGTCAATAGCGGAGGCCGCTGTGGTTGGTGTTCCTGACCAGGTTAGAGGAGAGGTGGCCGAGGCCTTCGTGATACTGAGATCGGGAGTAGAGCCCAATCAAGGGTTGAAGGATGAGATAAACAGGTTTGTCAGGGATAACTTCGGTCCCATAGCAGTATTCAAGGACATCCACTTCGTCTCCAAGTTACCTAAAACCAGGAGCGGTAAGATAATGAGGAGAGTTATAAGGGCGGTAGCTAGCAATTCGCCCATAGGCGACGTTACAACGCTTGAGGACGAGGCCTCAGTAGATGAGATAAGGAACGCGTACAAGGAATTCATGAGGGAGGTCAAGAAGTGA
- the tenA gene encoding thiaminase II, whose translation MTRKEIFWSNVQDVIKGIEKHPFITGLIDGSLPMRNFQFYIVQDALYLREFSKVLLMASTKAESEEQKINFLTHVMDASRVEEGLHYTFLRNWKIDLSSQEMSPANRAYTSFLLSVGYSSSFPEILAAVLPCYWIYMHVGKSLKEKGSPVEEYSTWINTYGGEEYEKGVRWAIDQLDKVDVSRTEEVRMLKNFRLASIYEYMFWDSAYKAERFPFPINVNL comes from the coding sequence ATGACCAGAAAGGAGATCTTTTGGTCCAATGTTCAAGACGTGATCAAAGGCATTGAAAAACATCCTTTCATAACTGGATTGATAGACGGCTCTCTACCCATGCGAAACTTCCAGTTCTACATTGTTCAGGACGCGCTTTACCTTAGAGAGTTTTCGAAAGTTTTACTTATGGCATCGACTAAGGCGGAGAGCGAGGAGCAGAAGATAAACTTCTTGACACACGTAATGGACGCATCTAGGGTGGAAGAGGGACTTCACTACACCTTTCTAAGGAATTGGAAAATAGATTTGAGCTCACAGGAGATGTCACCAGCTAACAGAGCTTACACTTCGTTTCTGTTAAGCGTGGGATACAGTTCTAGCTTCCCTGAGATCCTAGCAGCTGTTCTCCCGTGCTACTGGATCTACATGCACGTTGGAAAATCCCTTAAGGAGAAGGGATCTCCCGTTGAGGAGTACTCGACTTGGATAAATACATATGGAGGTGAGGAGTACGAAAAGGGGGTTAGATGGGCTATAGATCAACTTGATAAGGTAGACGTCTCAAGGACGGAAGAGGTCAGGATGTTAAAGAACTTTAGGTTAGCCTCCATTTACGAATACATGTTCTGGGATTCAGCATACAAGGCTGAACGCTTTCCCTTCCCCATCAACGTGAACCTCTAG
- a CDS encoding type 1 glutamine amidotransferase codes for MFLTILNHPVEGPGSIKEVLEERGFKVLERLATEIKGNETFDGLIVMGGPMGVYESDRYPYLNVEMTLIRRAITSGKPVLGVCLGSQLISAALGGSVSRGEFGEELGVYKVYLLEDLREVLGPSIEVFQMHGDTFTLPKGGKLLAYSEKYFQAFRVGTALGLQFHLEVNRKIVSQWIEYYKINRQFDREVDDERLRRSSEKVISYWLSSVS; via the coding sequence GTGTTTCTAACCATATTAAACCATCCCGTGGAGGGACCAGGCTCTATTAAAGAGGTGCTTGAGGAGAGAGGGTTCAAAGTCCTAGAGAGGTTAGCGACCGAAATCAAGGGAAATGAGACTTTTGATGGCCTGATAGTTATGGGAGGTCCGATGGGCGTATATGAGAGCGATAGATATCCTTACCTTAACGTCGAAATGACTCTCATTAGGAGAGCCATCACCTCGGGTAAACCTGTATTAGGGGTCTGCCTAGGATCTCAGCTCATTTCCGCAGCCTTAGGAGGATCTGTAAGTAGGGGAGAGTTCGGAGAGGAACTGGGAGTTTACAAGGTCTATTTACTCGAAGATCTTAGGGAGGTCTTAGGACCTTCAATAGAGGTTTTTCAAATGCACGGTGATACGTTTACCCTTCCGAAGGGAGGTAAACTTCTAGCTTACAGTGAGAAATACTTTCAAGCGTTCCGTGTGGGAACCGCACTAGGTTTACAATTTCATCTGGAGGTTAATAGAAAGATTGTTTCACAATGGATAGAATATTATAAAATTAATCGACAATTTGACAGAGAGGTAGACGACGAGAGGTTAAGGAGATCGTCTGAGAAAGTCATAAGCTACTGGCTATCGTCCGTAAGCTGA
- a CDS encoding class I SAM-dependent methyltransferase, protein MTKDRLISPFILDNPIRRVFMPPTKVVDRFRDYLRPGMTLLDVGSGPGFFLPILSKLVGEEGKVWAVDPDPRAIERIRKRGLSNVEPRIGTASSLDFLPDKSVDFVFSNLVLCCLLDHEGAVKEMLRVMKDGSKAYISVTRSRGKDPRNFRTEEWRDLESKLKIIRRGSSIMELWMLAEKPGIKQ, encoded by the coding sequence ATGACAAAGGATAGATTGATTTCACCGTTTATTCTTGACAACCCGATAAGAAGGGTCTTCATGCCTCCTACTAAGGTCGTGGATAGGTTCAGAGACTACTTGAGGCCAGGGATGACCTTACTTGATGTAGGATCAGGCCCTGGATTCTTCCTACCCATCCTTTCGAAACTTGTAGGTGAGGAAGGGAAGGTGTGGGCCGTGGATCCTGATCCTAGGGCTATCGAAAGGATAAGGAAGAGAGGTCTTAGTAACGTGGAGCCGAGGATCGGGACCGCAAGTTCACTGGACTTCTTACCTGATAAGTCCGTCGACTTCGTTTTCTCTAACCTAGTCTTATGCTGTTTACTGGATCATGAAGGCGCCGTAAAGGAGATGTTGAGAGTAATGAAGGACGGTAGCAAGGCTTACATTAGCGTGACGAGAAGTAGAGGAAAGGACCCTAGGAACTTCAGAACGGAGGAGTGGAGAGATTTAGAGTCTAAGTTAAAGATAATCAGGAGGGGCTCCTCCATTATGGAGTTGTGGATGTTAGCTGAGAAACCAGGTATAAAACAGTGA
- a CDS encoding acyl-CoA thioesterase has translation MTIEFVFEDVVRIYDTDAQGIAHYASYYRFFTNTIEKFMRDKVGIPYPNVSDDLWFVMVETHATYKEPVRLGDNLTITISPSSLSKKTIKFDMKIISKGRLTTQGYVIQVAINPKIWKATEIPDNILKSIVEA, from the coding sequence ATGACAATTGAGTTTGTTTTTGAGGACGTTGTGAGAATATATGACACGGACGCGCAAGGAATAGCTCACTACGCCTCGTACTATAGGTTCTTCACTAACACTATCGAGAAGTTTATGAGGGATAAAGTAGGTATACCCTATCCCAACGTTAGTGATGATCTGTGGTTCGTTATGGTTGAGACTCACGCAACGTACAAGGAGCCTGTTAGGTTAGGAGATAACCTAACGATAACAATATCTCCGTCTTCACTCTCTAAGAAAACAATTAAGTTTGATATGAAAATAATTTCTAAAGGAAGATTAACAACTCAAGGATACGTTATACAGGTGGCGATAAATCCTAAGATCTGGAAGGCCACGGAGATCCCTGACAACATACTGAAGAGCATAGTAGAAGCTTGA
- a CDS encoding NAD(P)/FAD-dependent oxidoreductase, with protein MKFLILGAGYAGLTVAHKLRRFVRDDITVISQSRLIRENTIFPLLLTDEIKVEETEFDAKEAMNMKNVSFEEAEVKEILPESREVETSKGKFDYDYLFLAMGGGYDENFRKIKGYENAVMHHTLEGFLKLKEQLWKTDGDVFVGNVKGSPIEGPSYQIALIAEYIMRRRGVKAKVYLATQSPKGVFGPIPIDWVHEKANSYFERRGITILKGRTVKEVKRGKVVLDDDREVEAEVISILPKLSAPEVVKRSGITLNSDFVDVKLPSFRAQERIFGLGDLAFTPFPRTARAAMISAENAVSTLIKELKGIELPMYSLGVLCIMEGGDDAGILRFDTDGKNTFSTLNFNKNYVLIKKMYSRLLVKRAFDVPYHGALAVRPQV; from the coding sequence AAATTTCTTATACTGGGGGCAGGTTACGCAGGGTTAACGGTAGCTCACAAGCTCAGGAGGTTCGTGAGGGACGACATAACGGTTATTTCTCAATCGAGGTTGATCAGGGAGAACACCATCTTCCCTCTCCTTCTGACCGACGAGATTAAGGTTGAGGAGACGGAATTCGACGCAAAGGAAGCCATGAACATGAAAAACGTTTCGTTTGAGGAGGCCGAAGTTAAAGAGATACTACCTGAGAGCAGAGAAGTTGAGACTAGTAAAGGTAAGTTCGATTACGATTATCTTTTCCTGGCCATGGGAGGTGGATACGATGAGAACTTCAGGAAGATAAAGGGTTACGAGAACGCTGTCATGCATCACACGTTAGAAGGCTTCCTTAAGTTGAAGGAGCAGCTCTGGAAGACCGATGGAGATGTGTTTGTGGGTAACGTTAAAGGTAGTCCCATTGAAGGACCGTCCTATCAGATCGCCCTGATTGCTGAATACATCATGAGGAGGAGAGGAGTTAAAGCTAAAGTCTACCTAGCGACCCAGAGCCCAAAAGGGGTCTTCGGACCCATACCGATCGATTGGGTTCACGAGAAGGCAAACTCATATTTTGAGAGGAGAGGTATAACGATATTAAAAGGGAGGACGGTCAAAGAGGTTAAGAGAGGTAAGGTAGTACTAGACGACGATAGGGAAGTGGAAGCTGAGGTCATCTCGATACTTCCTAAGCTGTCCGCCCCTGAGGTGGTCAAGAGATCTGGAATAACTTTAAACTCGGACTTCGTAGACGTTAAGCTCCCAAGCTTCAGAGCACAGGAGAGGATTTTCGGCTTGGGCGACTTGGCCTTCACTCCCTTTCCAAGGACAGCTAGAGCAGCGATGATCTCCGCTGAGAACGCGGTTAGTACTTTAATTAAGGAATTGAAAGGAATTGAGCTACCCATGTACTCGTTAGGCGTGCTTTGTATTATGGAAGGTGGAGACGATGCCGGCATATTGAGGTTTGATACTGACGGGAAAAACACGTTCTCAACCTTAAATTTTAACAAGAATTATGTACTAATAAAAAAGATGTACAGTAGACTACTGGTGAAGAGGGCCTTCGACGTACCCTATCATGGAGCCTTAGCTGTAAGGCCCCAAGTTTAG